A part of Ignavibacteriales bacterium genomic DNA contains:
- a CDS encoding M20/M25/M40 family metallo-hydrolase, with the protein MYKKILFTLTFIFCTTLTFASETLHHKISVTIDPSKHFIEASDEIKIPANQIKPDMFFLLNNNLTVTSETPGVLVKLEKSGIKAEDLGIDREDFNTSSDYTQNKYSLVFDNYKGGDATFTLKYNGTINYPIEQLGEEYARGFSQTPGIIDEKGVYLAGSTFWVPWFSNEWISFELTVTVPQDWNVVSQGNRTLNETKNESHVIRWDSPEPMEEIYLIAAQFTEYSKFAGSIDVMAFLRTPDEALANKYLEATAQYLEMYRKLVGPYPFTKFALVENFWETGYGMPSFTLLGEQIIRFPFILNSSYPHELLHNYWGNSVYVDFKTGNWCEGLTAYMADHLIAEQRGQGEEYRRSTLQKYTDYVKSSNDFPLSEFGSRYNASSEAIGYGKSSMMWNMLREKVGDDLFIQSFQKFYQVNKYKAASFDDIRLSFEEVTGKNLKQFFDQWVTRKGAPELALSNVLVQKENENYQLNFTLKQIQSEDVFILDIPIAVSFEKNIEIKKVEMTQKEQTYQLTFSENPLLVQVDPQFNLFRKLNYNEIPPSLSKIFGSEEVLILLPSKADPVKQEYYKKLADIWAADSSQNFKISFDNEISELPPTASIWIFGAENIFSDIIKAGIKDYNAELTEDMVRFGAASFDAKKNSVVISVRHPNNPAAVLVFLSTDNKEAIEGLARKLPHYGKYSYLVFEGNEPTNIGKGEWETVNSPLSTKVGADEQSPSFKNFTEIPKRSALASLDPVFSSDRMMKTINYLASEELQGRAPGTEGINKAADFIVEKFKSAGLLPGADDGTYFQSWDEVVDANGNRAPVKNIIGIIPGINPDLKDESVIVSAHYDHLGLGWPESYKGNEGKIHFGADDNASGIAVMLELAELLGKSLKPQRTIIFVAFTSEESGLLGSKYYVKNMQHFPAKKVIGVLNFDTFGRLGKNKILVIGSNSANE; encoded by the coding sequence ATGTATAAAAAAATTTTATTTACACTAACTTTTATTTTTTGCACAACTTTAACTTTTGCATCCGAAACACTGCATCATAAAATATCTGTTACTATTGATCCGTCAAAACATTTTATTGAAGCTTCCGATGAGATTAAGATTCCTGCTAATCAAATTAAACCGGATATGTTTTTCCTGCTAAATAATAATCTTACTGTTACAAGTGAAACTCCCGGAGTATTAGTCAAATTAGAAAAGAGCGGAATTAAAGCTGAGGATTTGGGAATTGATAGGGAAGATTTCAATACTTCAAGTGATTATACTCAAAATAAATATTCACTCGTTTTTGATAACTATAAGGGGGGAGATGCCACTTTTACGCTTAAATATAACGGGACAATAAATTATCCAATTGAACAATTGGGTGAGGAATACGCAAGAGGATTCAGTCAAACTCCGGGCATTATTGATGAGAAAGGAGTTTACTTAGCAGGATCAACTTTCTGGGTCCCGTGGTTTAGTAATGAATGGATAAGTTTTGAATTAACAGTGACAGTTCCGCAAGATTGGAATGTAGTCAGTCAGGGAAATCGAACATTAAATGAAACAAAGAATGAAAGCCATGTTATTCGCTGGGATTCGCCCGAACCGATGGAAGAGATTTATTTAATCGCTGCACAATTTACAGAGTATTCTAAATTTGCCGGTTCGATTGATGTGATGGCTTTTCTTCGTACGCCTGATGAAGCACTTGCAAATAAATATCTCGAAGCAACTGCACAGTATCTTGAAATGTACAGAAAATTAGTTGGTCCCTATCCATTCACAAAATTTGCACTTGTAGAAAATTTTTGGGAGACCGGCTATGGCATGCCTTCTTTCACATTGCTGGGCGAGCAGATAATTCGTTTCCCGTTTATTCTTAATTCCTCTTATCCCCACGAACTATTGCACAACTATTGGGGCAACAGTGTTTATGTAGATTTTAAAACCGGAAATTGGTGCGAAGGTTTAACGGCTTATATGGCGGATCATCTAATTGCAGAGCAGCGCGGGCAGGGGGAAGAATACCGGCGCTCGACTCTTCAAAAATATACCGACTATGTTAAGTCCTCAAATGATTTCCCATTGAGCGAATTTGGTTCACGCTATAATGCTTCATCGGAAGCAATTGGCTACGGTAAAAGTTCGATGATGTGGAATATGCTGCGTGAAAAAGTGGGAGATGATTTATTCATTCAAAGCTTTCAAAAATTTTATCAAGTCAATAAATATAAAGCAGCGTCGTTTGATGATATTCGATTGTCATTTGAAGAGGTTACAGGGAAAAACTTAAAACAGTTTTTCGATCAATGGGTTACTCGAAAAGGCGCTCCGGAATTAGCACTCTCAAATGTTTTGGTTCAAAAAGAAAATGAAAATTATCAATTAAATTTTACTTTAAAACAAATTCAAAGCGAAGACGTTTTTATTTTGGATATTCCGATTGCTGTTTCGTTTGAGAAGAACATTGAAATAAAAAAAGTTGAGATGACTCAAAAAGAACAAACGTATCAACTAACATTTTCAGAAAATCCCTTATTGGTTCAGGTTGATCCTCAGTTCAATCTTTTCCGTAAACTTAACTATAACGAAATTCCTCCCTCCCTTTCCAAAATATTTGGCTCGGAAGAAGTACTGATCCTGTTGCCTTCAAAAGCTGATCCTGTTAAACAGGAATATTATAAAAAACTAGCAGACATTTGGGCAGCAGATTCGTCACAGAATTTCAAAATATCTTTTGATAATGAAATATCTGAATTGCCTCCAACTGCAAGCATCTGGATTTTTGGGGCAGAAAATATTTTTAGCGATATAATAAAAGCCGGCATTAAAGATTATAACGCCGAGTTGACCGAAGATATGGTACGATTTGGCGCTGCTTCTTTTGATGCTAAGAAGAATAGTGTGGTGATATCTGTTCGTCATCCAAATAACCCGGCGGCAGTTCTTGTTTTTCTTTCAACTGATAATAAAGAAGCCATTGAAGGACTTGCAAGAAAACTTCCTCACTACGGCAAGTATAGTTACCTTGTGTTTGAAGGAAATGAACCAACTAACATTGGCAAGGGCGAATGGGAAACAGTAAATTCGCCTTTGTCGACAAAGGTGGGTGCTGATGAACAGTCACCATCTTTCAAAAATTTTACAGAAATACCTAAACGAAGCGCATTAGCCTCGCTTGATCCTGTTTTTTCTTCAGATCGAATGATGAAGACGATAAATTATCTTGCAAGTGAAGAACTGCAGGGTCGTGCGCCCGGCACTGAAGGAATTAACAAAGCTGCCGATTTCATAGTTGAAAAATTTAAAAGCGCAGGATTATTACCCGGCGCTGATGACGGTACTTACTTTCAAAGCTGGGATGAAGTTGTTGATGCAAATGGAAATAGAGCGCCGGTCAAAAATATTATCGGGATTATTCCAGGAATAAATCCGGATTTGAAAGATGAGTCCGTAATTGTTTCGGCACACTATGATCATCTCGGTCTTGGCTGGCCTGAATCATATAAAGGAAACGAAGGAAAAATACACTTTGGCGCCGATGATAACGCGAGCGGTATTGCAGTGATGCTCGAGCTTGCTGAACTGCTTGGTAAATCATTAAAGCCGCAGCGAACAATTATTTTTGTTGCTTTTACTTCGGAAGAAAGCGGATTGCTTGGTTCTAAATATTATGTGAAAAATATGCAGCACTTCCCAGCTAAAAAAGTTATCGGAGTTTTAAACTTTGATACATTTGGAAGACTTGGCAAAAACAAAATATTAGTTATTGGCAGTAACAGTGCGAATGAATAG